A stretch of Suncus etruscus isolate mSunEtr1 chromosome 9, mSunEtr1.pri.cur, whole genome shotgun sequence DNA encodes these proteins:
- the E2F1 gene encoding transcription factor E2F1 — MSKKELPGLRTPRAAIGRAASRPRPLRPAPSRRAGTPRRDQSAPPPPPPSRRGRPIATALGGAWLFRGKKDLARKSGRDFAERKAAAAGGGAGAGAGSGARSRRRRRRRRRRRHGPAAPPPPPPRPSVSPDSSSASAPPAPRPPRVRALSARAPAMAVAPGAGAGAGAPALEALLEAGALGLLEASQIVIISAAQDAAAAPPAPPAAPRDPDLLLFATPPAARPQRPAALGRPPVKRRLDLETDHQYLAESSGLARGRGRHPGKGLKSPGEKSRYETSLNLTTKRFLELLSRSADGVVDLNWAADVLKVQKRRIYDITNVLEGIQLITKKSKNHIQWLGSHTTVGIGGRLEELTQDLKQLQENERQLDQLIHVCTTQLQLLSEDPDNQRLAYVTCQDLRSIADPAEQMVMVIKAPPETQLQADDSSENFQISLKSKQGPIDVFLCPEESVDDISPGKLPSQGVSSGEEDRAADPVATVSEPSSSSPAADPSQSLLSLEQEPLLPRIGGLRVPVDEERLSPLVAADSLLEQVREDFSGLLPEEFISLSPPHEALDYHFGLDESEGIRDLFDCDFGDLTPLDF, encoded by the exons ATGTCGAAGAAGGAGCTTCCG GGCCTGCGCACGCCACGCGCCGCGATTGGCCGCGCCGCCTCGCGACCCCGCCCCCTTCGCCCCGCCCCTTCCCGCCGGGCCGGCACGCCACGCCGCGACCAAtcagcgccgccgccgccgcctccgtcACGGCGCGGCCGGCCAATCGCGACGGCGCTCGGCGGCGCGTGGCTCTTTCGCGGCAAAAAGGATTTGGCGCGTAAAAGTGGCCGGGACTTCGCAGAAAGGAAGGCAGCGGCGGCCGGGGGCGGAGCGGGCGCGGGAGCGGGATCGGGAGCCcgaagccgccgccgccgccgccgccgccgccgacgcCGCCATGGGCCCgcagcgccgccgccgccgcccccgcgcCCGTCCGTGTCCCCGGACTCGTCCTCTGCCTCGGCCCCGCCTGCGCCCCGGCCGCCCCGCGTGCGGGCCCTGAGCGCTCGGGCGCCCGCCATGGCCGTGGCCCCCGgtgcgggcgcgggcgcgggcgcgccGGCGCTGGAGGCCCTGCTGGAGGCCGGCGCCCTGGGGCTGCTCGAGGCCTCGCAGATCGTCATCATCTCCGCCGCGCAggacgccgccgccgccccgcccGCGCCCCCCGCCGCGCCCCGCGACCCCGACCTGCTGCTCTTCGCCACGCCGCCCGCCGCAAGGCCCCAGCGCCCCGCCGCGCTCGGACGCCCGCCG GTGAAGCGGCGGCTGGATTTGGAAACCGACCATCAGTACCTGGCTGAAAGTAGTGGGCTGGCCCGGGGCAGAGGCCGGCACCCAGGAAAAG GTCTGAAGTCCCCAGGGGAGAAGTCACGCTATGAGACCTCCCTGAATCTGACCACCAAACGCTTCCTGGAGCTACTGAGTCGCTCAGCTGATGGCGTGGTGGACCTGAACTGGGCAGCTGATGTGCTGAAGGTGCAGAAACGACGCATCTATGACATCACCAACGTCCTCGAGGGCATCCAGCTCATCACCAAGAAGTCCAAGAACCACATCCAGTGGCT AGGCAGCCACACCACCGTGGGGATTGGTGGACGCCTTGAAGAATTAACTCAGGACCTCAAGCAGCTGCAGGAGAATGAACGGCAGCTGGACCAACTGATTCACGTTTGTACCACACAGCTCCAGCTGCTGTCTGAGGACCCTGACAACCAACG CCTGGCCTATGTGACCTGTCAAGACCTGAGGAGCATTGCGGACCCTGCAGAGCAGATGGTCATGGTGATTAAGGCCCCGCCCGAGACCCAGCTCCAAGCTGACGACTCCTCAGAG AACTTCCAGATCTCCCTGAAGAGCAAGCAAGGCCCCATCGACGTTTTCCTGTGCCCCGAAGAAAGTGTGGATGACATCAGCCCGGGGAAACTCCCATCCCAGGGCGTCTCGTCTGGAGAGGAAGACAGGGCTGCTGACCCTGTCGCCACAGTGTCGGAgccatcttcctcctctcctgctGCAGACCCTAGCCAGTCCCTGCTCAGCCTGGAACAAG AACCTCTGCTGCCCCGGATCGGAGGCCTTCGAGTTCCTGTGGACGAGGAGCGCCTGTCTCCACTGGTGGCTGCCGACTCACTCCTGGAACAGGTGCGGGAGGACTTCTCTGGTCTCCTCCCCGAGGAGTTCATCAGCCTGTCCCCGCCTCACGAGGCCCTCGATTATCACTTTGGCTTGGATGAGAGCGAGGGCATCAGAGACCTCTTCGACTGTGACTTTGGGGACCTCACACCCCTGGACTTCTGA